In Cervus elaphus chromosome 7, mCerEla1.1, whole genome shotgun sequence, the following proteins share a genomic window:
- the LOC122696811 gene encoding olfactory receptor 2G3-like, translating into MMMINESLAGDFILVGFSDHPQLEKILFVVVLISYLLTLVGNTAIILISCLDPMLHTPMYYFLTNLSLVDLCFTTSIAPQLLWNLHGPYKTISPTGCAIQLYASLALGSTECVLLAVMAFDRYAAVCRPLHYATVMHSRLCQSLVGMAWLSGVGNTLIQGTITLRLPRCGNRRIYHFICEVPAMVKLACVNIHANEVQLFMASLVLLLLPLTLILISYGCIAQAVMRIRSAQAWRKALGTCGSHLLVVTLFYGTITAVYIQPNSSYAHSQGKFITLLYTVVTPTLNPLIYTLRNKDVKGALKRLLRFYSKNSKLY; encoded by the coding sequence atgatgatgattaatGAGAGTTTGGCAGGGGATTTCATTCTGGTGGGCTTCTCCGACCACCCACAGCTTGAGAAGATCCTCTTTGTGGTTGTGTTAATCTCCTATCTCCTGACACTGGTAGGCAACACAGCAATCATCTTGATCTCTTGTCTGGATCCCATGCTCCACACACCCATGTATTATTTTCTTACCAATCTCTCCTTAGTTGATCTCTGCTTTACCACCAGCATTGCTCCCCAACTGCTATGGAACCTCCATGGTCCATACAAGACAATCAGTCCTACGGGCTGTGCCATTCAACTCTACGCATCCCTGGCACTGGGATCCACTGAATGTGTTCTCCTAGCTGTCATGGCATTTGATCGCTATGCTGCTGTTTGTCGACCACTCCATTATGCCACAGTTATGCACTCACGACTTTGCCAGTCTCTGGTAGGAATGGCATGGTTGAGCGGAGTGGGAAACACCCTAATTCAGGGCACCATCACCCTTCGCCTGCCCCGTTGTGGGAACCGCAGGATTTACCACTTCATCTGCGAAGTGCCTGCCATGGTCAAGTTGGCCTGTGTAAACATTCATGCCAATGAGGTCCAACTCTTCATGGCTTCCTTGgtgcttctcctcctccctctgacaCTTATCTTGATCTCATATGGATGCATTGCTCAAGCAGTAATGAGGATCAGGTCAGCTCAAGCCTGGCGAAAAGCCCTTGGCACTTGTGGGTCTCACCTCTTGGTAGTAACTCTCTTCTATGGAACCATCACAGCTGTCTATATCCAACCCAACAGTTCTTATGCTCACAGTCAAGGGAAGTTCATAACCCTTTTGTACACCGTTGTGACTCCCACCCTTAACCCTCTCATTTACACTCTGAGAAACAAAGATGTGAAGGGGGCTTTGAAGAGGCTGCTAC